From Lolium perenne isolate Kyuss_39 chromosome 5, Kyuss_2.0, whole genome shotgun sequence, a single genomic window includes:
- the LOC139831610 gene encoding uncharacterized protein, producing the protein MWQAEHFSNTKRSERQMTDFRNALSFCDVHDLGFSGVPWTFDNKQKGARNVKVRLDRAVASPAWSSRFPEARVQHLVSSRSDHCPLKLSLFQARETQRQPVIRRYEIMWEREPSLTATVEEAWSRRVGVRDLGDICSSLRHVMGSLYDWRKQHFKPVTKELERKRKRLEALMALSDDESARARRQLQGEMDELLYREELMWLQRSRVAWLREGDRNTRFFHRKASWRRKKNRISKLRREDGSWTDDPEEMGAQATSFFHQLYTQQDDVDPSDLLELFTQHVTDDMNASLCAPFSEQEISDALFQIGPLKAPGPDGFPARFLQRNWDILKEDIVKAVQVFFSSGVLPEVVNETAIVLIPKKDNPEELKDFRPISLCNVVFKIISKCLVNRLRPLLQDIISPMQSAFIPGRLISDNAFMAFECFHAIQSKSTERGNFCAYKLDMAKTYDRVDWRYLEGVMTKLGFHSTWIRWIMQCVTTVRYSVRLNGHALDTFTPTRGLRQGDPLSPYLFLLVADGLSRLVQREVEVGRLKELRICRRAPGMSHLLFADDSLLFFEGSVQQARVVKGILDRYEQATGQLVSLGKCSIMYGRRVPDHVQAEIKQLLRYDTESFEEKYLGLPVPEGQMRKGKFKSLKERFQKRLSDWVEKYLSSGGKEVLIKAILQALPVYAMSVFQFPAGLIEELNQMIRDFHWGDEHERRRMHWLSWDKLTQAKLNGGMGFRDFRVYNQALLARQSWRLLHFPDSPCARLLKAKYYPSGHLLDTAFIQDVSATWKGVMHGLELLKQGAIWRIGSGTMVKIWRDNWLPRADNMKLSGMRGRCRLKWVSQLIDPVTHTWDEGVIRRYCLQHDADVILQIKLPQRRMEDFVAWLPEPTGVFSVRSAYRLGMQPKSLELSRGQSSSEPNGERGIWNLVWKTPVPQKIRIFAWRLATDSLAVTSSLHRRIPRVLPTCAVCGVEDEDAHHCMVRCTLARALRDGMRTVWPLPPETDFRYTGSSWFLLMLDGASKDMRVKLLFLFWRTWHHRNNVIHGDGKASIAASVPFLQSYVSSLHADAPEPDRKGKAAMFPSHIPGHTMATEEPSQWAAPATGWIKVNTDAGWMASDATGGIGVVVRDEKGDVLYSAWKTLACCASAEEAEVLACLEGIRYLAAHPQQRGILETDCARVVAVLSSTDEDRSAHWSLFQEARGLMNMLLEFKVGKLYRAVLVAKQLAVEPPEPNSFARRCGCSDVLRLAG; encoded by the exons ATGTGGCAGGCTGAGCACTTCTCAAACACGAAGAGGTCTGAACGTCAGATGACAGACTTCAGGAATGCGCTCTCTTTCTGTGATGTGCACGATTTGGGTTTCAGTGGAGTTCCCTGGACTTTCGATAATAAACAGAAGGGAGCACGTAATGTTAAGGTCAGACTTGATAGAGCGGtggcgtcgccggcctggtcgtcaAGATTTCCAGAGGCTAGGGTGCAACACCTGGTATCCTCCCGGTCAGACCACTGTCCACTTAAGCTGTCTCTGTTCCAGGCCCGGGAGACACAACGGCAGCCTGTCATCAGGAGATATGAAATTATGTGGGAGCGCGAGCCGTCGCTCACGGCCACTGTTGAGGAAGCATGGTCTAGGCGAGTAGGGGTACGCGATTTGGGCGATATCTGCTCTTCGCTTCGTCATGTCATGGGATCCTTGTATGATTGGCGGAAACAACATTTCAAACCTGTGACTAAGGAGCTCGAACGCAAACGCAAGAGGTTGGAAGCTCTCATGGCTTTATCTGATGATGAGAGTGCACGTGCCAGACGACAGCTCCAGGGTGAGATGGATGAGTTGCTCTATAGGGAAGAATTAATGTGGCTGCAAAGGTCGCGAGTGGCTTGGCTGAGAGAGGGCGATAGGAATACCCGATTTTTTCACCGAAAGGCGTCTTGGCGTCGGAAGAAAAATAGAATCAGTAAGCTGCGGCGTGAGGATGGTTCTTGGACTGATGATCCAGAGGAAATGGGGGCCCAGGCGACGTCTTTTTTCCATCAGCTGTACACACAACAGGATGACGTTGACCCATCTGATCTCCTGGAGCTCTTCACACAGCATGTCACTGATGATATGAACGCTTCCTTGTGTGCCCCGTTCTCTGAACAGGAAATCAGCGACGCATTGTTCCAGATCGGCCCTTTGAAAGCACCGGGACCCGACGGTTTTCCCGCGCGGTTCCTTCAGCGAAATTGGGATATCCTCAAGGAGGACATAGTCAAGGCAGTGCAAGTTTTCTTCAGTTCTGGGGTTCTGCCGGAGGTAGTGAACGAAACGGCCATTGTTCTCATTCCAAAGAAGGACAACCCGGAGGAGCTCAAGGATTTCCGTCCTATAAGCTTATGCAATGTAGTGTTCAAAATTATCTCCAAATGTTTGGTTAATCGCCTCCGACCCCTTCTGCAGGACATCATATCTCCGATGCAGAGTGCGTTTATCCCAGGCAGGCTCATTTCTGATAACGCTTTCATGGCGTTCGAGTGTTTCCATGCAATACAAAGTAAGTCGACGGAGCGAGGGAATTTTTGTGCATACAAGCTGGATATGGCCAAGACCTATGACCGCGTGGATTGGCGCTATTTGGAGGGTGTAATGACGAAACTGGGCTTTCATAGCACATGGATACGGTGGATTATGCAATGTGTGACTACCGTGCGATATTCGGTTCGTCTCAATGGACATGCGTTGGACACCTTCACGCCTACACGGGGGCTACGCCAAGGCGATCCTCTATCCCCATATTTGTTTCTCCTCGTCGCTGATGGTCTATCTCGTCTGGTGCAGCGAGAGGTTGAGGTTGGCAGGTTAAAAGAACTAAGGATCTGCAGGCGTGCTCCTGGAATGTCGCATCTCCTCTTTGCGGACGATAGCCTCCTCTTCTTCGAGGGATCGGTTCAACAAGCCAGGGTGGTCAAGGGCATCCTCGATCGCTATGAGCAGGCTACGGGGCAGCTTGTCAGCCTGGGTAAGTGCTCAATTATGTACGGACGGCGAGTACCTGATCATGTGCAAGCTGAAATCAAACAACTGTTGCGTTATGACACCGAGAGTTTCGAGGAGAAATATCTGGGCCTCCCTGTACCTGAAGGCCAGATGCGGAAAGGGAAATTTAAATCCCTAAAGGAGCGTTTCCAAAAGAGGTTGAGTGATTGGGTGGAGAAATATCTGTCAAGCGGAGGCAAGGAAGTACTCATCAAAGCAATTCTGCAAGCCCTGCCAGTTTACGCGATGAGCGTTTTTCAGTTCCCGGCTGGCCTAATTGAAGAGCTGAACCAGATGATCCGGGACTTCCACTGGGGAGATGAACATGAGAGGAGGCGTATGCATTGGCTCTCGTGGGATAAACTAACGCAGGCCAAGCTAAATGGAGGCATGGGGTTTCGAGATTTCCGAGTTTATAACCAGGCCCTCCTAGCTCGACAGTCTTGGCGTTTGCTGCATTTCCCTGATAGTCCTTGCGCTCGACTTCTAAAAGCGAAATACTATCCTTCGGGCCACCTTCTCGACACTGCCTTTATCCAGGATGTGTCAGCAACTTGGAAGGGCGTGATGCATGGGCTGGAACTCTTGAAGCAGGGAGCTATTTGGCGCATTGGCTCAGGTACTATGGTGAAAATCTGGAGGGACAATTGGCTGCCCCGGGCAGATAATATGAAGCTGTCAGGTATGAGAGGAAGGTGCAGATTGAAATGGGTCTCCCAGCTGATTGATCCGGTGacacatacatgggatgaaggtgTTATCCGGCGATACTGCCTCCAACACGATGCGGATGTTATTTTGCAGATCAAGTTGCCTCAGCGGAGGATGGAGGATTTTGTGGCCTGGCTTCCTGAACCTACTGGTGTATTCTCTGTCCGCAGCGCATACCGCCTAGGCATGCAACCAAAGTCGCTCGAGCTTAGCAGGGGTCAAAGTAGCTCAGAGCCCAATGGGGAGCGTGGTATTTGGAATCTAGTTTGGAAGACGCCTGTACCACAGAAAATTCGCATCTTCGCTTGGCGACTGGCGACCGATTCCCTGGCAGTAACCTCGAGCTTGCATCGGCGCATACCCCGTGTCCTACCAACGTGCGCTGTTTGTGGAGTTGAAGATGAAGACGCGCATCATTGCATGGTCCGCTGCACGCTTGCCCGCGCGCTGCGCGATGGTATGCGAACGGTATGGCCACTCCCGCCGGAGACTGACTTCAGATACACGGGCAGCAGCTGGTTTCTTCTTATGCTGGATGGCGCCTCGAAGGATATGCGAGTTAAACTCCTCTTCCTGTTCTGGCGGACTTGGCACCATCGGAACAATGTCATCCATGGTGATGGTAAGGCCTCTATTGCTGCCTCAGTTCCCTTCCTACAGAGCTACGTTTCTTCATTGCATGCAGATGCTCCAGAGCCGGATAGGAAAGGAAAGGCCGCGATGTTTCCTTCGCACATCCCAGGCCATACAATGGCGACTGAAGAACCGTCCCAGTGGGCTGCTCCTGCGACGGGGTGGATCAAAGTTAACACTGATGCTGGGTGGATGGCATCCGATGCTACTGGAGGTATTGGGGTGGTGGTGCGTGACGAGAAGGGCGATGTTTTATACTCGGCATGGAAGACCTTGGCGTGCTGCGCCAGTGCGGAGGAGGCTGAAGTACTGGCCTGCCTCGAGGGCATTCGCTACTTGGCAGCTCACCCACAGCAGCGGGGAATTCTTGAAACTGATTGTGCCAGGGTTGTGGCCGTCCTCTCCTCGACAGATGAAGATCGATCGGCGCATTGGAGTCTCTTCCAGGAGGCCAGGGGTTTGATGAATATGCTTCTGGAGTTCAAAGTGGGCAAG CTCTACCGCGCCGTGCTCGTGGCCAAGCAGCTCGCCGTGGAGCCGCCTGAGCCAAATTCCTTTGCAAGGCGCTGCGGTTGCAGCGACGTACTCCGCCTCGCAGGATGA